In the ANME-2 cluster archaeon genome, CAAAGTAGCCTACATATTCGAATCCGAACAAGGAGATGTGACCAAACTTACATACCTGGACCTGTACCATGAGGTCAACAAGCTGGCCAATGGCCTTAAACAACTGGGTGTGGGCAAAGGCGACAGAGTGGAAATATACATGCCCATGATACCTGCCCTGCCCATAGCCATGCTGGCATGTGCAAAGATCGGTGCAGTACATAGTGTGGTGTTCTCAGGTTACTCTGCCCATGCACTAAAAGACAGGATTATCGATTCAGGTGCAAAGACCCTGATAACTGCTGATGGTTTCTGGAGAAAGGGGAAGGTCATCAACCTAAAAGCACAGGCAGACGAAGGAGTAGAGGGTACAGAGGTCAACAATACAATAGTCTACAAATGGGCAGAATGTGATGTTCAAATGGGAGAGCACGATCTGTGGTGGCATGAATTGACAAGTGACCTGCCATCCGAATGCGAAACCGAGATAATGGATTCGGAAGACCCGCTCTTTATCCTGTACACTTCAGGTACCACAGGTAAGCCAAAAGGCGTTTTACATGTTCACGGAGGATATGCTGTAGGAATTTCATTCACACTTAAATGGGTCTTTGACCTGAAACCAGATGATATCTGGTGGTGTGCTGCTGATATCGGATGGATTACCGGGCACAGCTACATTGTATATGCCCCGTTAATACTTGGCGTGACCTCATTGCTTTATGAAGGTGCACCTGCCCATCCACAGCCAAACAGGTTATGGGAAATGATCGAACGACACAAGGTAAGTGTACTTTTTACCTCACCCACATCCATCAGGATGCATATGCGCTTCGGTGATGAATGGACCCGGAAAAATAATATGGACAGCCTGCGGCTCCTGGGCAGTGTAGGTGAGCCCATCAACCCTGAAGCCTGGATATGGTACTATGAGAACATCGGCAATGGACGGTGCCCGATAATGGATACCTGGTGGCAGACCGAGACCGGTAGTTTTGTAATATCCCCGCTGCCCCTGTCGTCCATGAGACCCGGGTCTGCAGGAAGACCATTGCCCGGTTTTAGCGCCCTGGTACTTGACCATGATGGCAACACGGTCATAAATGAAGGGGGTAATTTGGTTATGAACACTCCATGGCCAGCCATGCTTCGCACCCTTTACCATGAGTCAGGGAGGTATGAAGAGCATTACTACAACAAAGCTGGCGAATTTATAACAGGGGATATTGCCAGGGTGGACAGTGACGGTTATTTCTGGGTACAGGGCAGGGGCGATGACGTATTGAACGTATCAGGCCACAGGATAGGCAACTCAGAAGTGGAATCCGCACTGGTCAGCCACCCACATGTCAGTGAAGCAGCGGTAGTAGGCCGTCCCGATGACCTCAAAGGTGAGAGTATAACCGCATTTGTAGTGCTAAAGATCGGAGTTGATCACAGTGAAGAACTGTTACAGGAACTAAGGGGACACGTGGCCGAAGAGATCGGGAAGATCGCCAGGCCGGACACGATATACTTTGTCAACGACCTCCCTAAGACCCGAAGCGGTAAGATCATGCGCAGGGTAGTGCGTTCTGCCCTTATATCAAAGGAAGTAGGAGATATCTCCACCCTGTCCAATCCTGAAGCTGTCCATGAAATCGAAGTTGC is a window encoding:
- the acs gene encoding acetate--CoA ligase, with amino-acid sequence MTRVEVLLDENRTFHPPKEIVEQSNVKQWMDTHNIPDVESLYKRSQDIEWFWGEVQKDLVEWYSPYDKVLDGSKKPFYHWFTNAKYNIVHDALDRHIGTPTENKVAYIFESEQGDVTKLTYLDLYHEVNKLANGLKQLGVGKGDRVEIYMPMIPALPIAMLACAKIGAVHSVVFSGYSAHALKDRIIDSGAKTLITADGFWRKGKVINLKAQADEGVEGTEVNNTIVYKWAECDVQMGEHDLWWHELTSDLPSECETEIMDSEDPLFILYTSGTTGKPKGVLHVHGGYAVGISFTLKWVFDLKPDDIWWCAADIGWITGHSYIVYAPLILGVTSLLYEGAPAHPQPNRLWEMIERHKVSVLFTSPTSIRMHMRFGDEWTRKNNMDSLRLLGSVGEPINPEAWIWYYENIGNGRCPIMDTWWQTETGSFVISPLPLSSMRPGSAGRPLPGFSALVLDHDGNTVINEGGNLVMNTPWPAMLRTLYHESGRYEEHYYNKAGEFITGDIARVDSDGYFWVQGRGDDVLNVSGHRIGNSEVESALVSHPHVSEAAVVGRPDDLKGESITAFVVLKIGVDHSEELLQELRGHVAEEIGKIARPDTIYFVNDLPKTRSGKIMRRVVRSALISKEVGDISTLSNPEAVHEIEVALQNNKETHG